Proteins from a genomic interval of Gavia stellata isolate bGavSte3 chromosome 13, bGavSte3.hap2, whole genome shotgun sequence:
- the ADPGK gene encoding ADP-dependent glucokinase isoform X1 encodes MWQRAVCVGLLALALGYLCLLGPELPPSALRHLSASLLGGLRRARSLEGRMVAAWQAAIVRPARGWARVAVGVNACVDVVLSGVKLLEALGLEPGDGKNHAVLNSGQDLKEAFAHFMEKGAAAERFFSDAASFHHIARTASEHPGAQLYVGGNAALIGQKLATNPDLKILLCGPVGPKLHELLDDNVVVPPESMQERDEFHLILEYQAGEEWGQVRAPNANRFIFSHDLSNGALNMLEVFVSSLDEFQPDLVVLSGLHMMEGQSKEMRHRRLMEAVASISDIPTDIPIHLELASMTDQDFMSNIMHQQVFPLVNSIGLNEQELLFLTQSASGPHASLASWSGVPDVGVVSDILFWILKEHGKTAERASDLTRIHFHTLAYHILVTVDGYWGNQVAAVAAGARAAGTQACATETIDTSKVFLKAPLEFVTSQIEAPAKISLNPDEPVVHWHREGISFHFTPVLVCKDPVRTVGLGDAISAEGLLYSEAYPQ; translated from the exons ATGTGGCAGAGGGCGGTGTGCGTGGGCCTGCTGGCCCTGGCGCTGGGCTACCTCTGCCTGCTGGGCCCCGAGCTGCCCCCCTCGGCGCTGCGGCACCTCTCCGCCTCGCTGCTGGGCGGCCTGCGCCGCGCCCGCTCCCTCGAGGGCCGCATGGTGGCGGCCTGGCAGGCGGCCATCGTCCGCCCGGCCCGGGGATGGGCGCGCGTCGCCGTCGG CGTCAACGCCTGCGTAGACGTGGTTCTGTCCGGTGTGAAGTTGTTGGAGGCGCTCGGTCTTGAACCTGGAGATGGAAAAAATCACGCGGTACTGAACTCTGGGCAGGACCTGAAAGAAGCATTCGCTCACTTCATGGAAAAAGGGGCAGCGGCCGAGCGCTTCTTCAGCGACGCCGCGTCTTTCCATCACATTGCACGGACAGCCTCCGAGCACCCTGGTGCACAG CTTTATGTAGGAGGAAATGCCGCTCTCATTGGTCAGAAGCTTGCAACAAATCCAGACCTGAAG ATCCTCCTTTGTGGCCCAGTTGGTCCTAAACTCCATGAACTACTTGATGACAATGTGGTTGTGCCACCTGAGTCCATGCAGGAAAGAGATGAATTCCATCTTATCTTGGAGTATCAAGCAG GTGAAGAGTGGGGACAAGTGAGAGCGCCCAATGCCAACCGCTTTATCTTCTCCCATGACCTATCAAATGGCGCCTTGAATATGCTGGAAGTGTTTGTGTCCAGCTTGGATGAATTTCAGCCAGATCTTGTGGTACTTTCCGGACTTCACATGATGGAAGGCCAGAGCAAGGAGATGCGGCACAGACGGCTCATGGAG GCTGTGGCATCCATCTCTGATATCCCTACCGACATCCCCATACACCTGGAGTTGGCCAGTATGACTGATCAAGATTTTATGAGCAACATTATGCATCAG CAGGTCTTTCCCCTGGTGAACTCCATTGGGCTGAACgaacaggagctgctgttcCTCACGCAGTCTGCCTCTGGTCCCCACGCCTCCCTTGCTTCCTGGAGCGGAGTTCCCGACGTGGGCGTAGTCAGCGACATCCTCTTCTGGATCCTGAAGGAGCACGGGAAGACCGCGGAGCGGGCCTCTGATCTCACGCGGATCCACTTCCACACCCTGGCCTATCACATCCTTGTCACAGTGGATGGGTACTGGGGCAACCAGGTTGCCGCTGTGGCTGCCGGAGCTAGAGCAGCAGGGACTCAGGCCTGCGCGACCGAAACCATCGACACCAGCAAAGTCTTTCTTAAAGCTCCTTTGGAGTTTGTGACCTCCCAGATAGAGGCGCCTGCCAAAATCTCTTTAAATCCAGATGAGCCAGTGGTGCACTGGCACAGAGAAGGCATCTCGTTCCATTTCACTCCCGTTTTGGTGTGTAAAGACCCCGTCCGGACCGTGGGACTTGGGGATGCTATTTCAGCTGAAGGACTGCTATACTCCGAAGCATATCCTCAATAG
- the ADPGK gene encoding ADP-dependent glucokinase isoform X2, which produces MWQRAVCVGLLALALGYLCLLGPELPPSALRHLSASLLGGLRRARSLEGRMVAAWQAAIVRPARGWARVAVGVNACVDVVLSGVKLLEALGLEPGDGKNHAVLNSGQDLKEAFAHFMEKGAAAERFFSDAASFHHIARTASEHPGAQLYVGGNAALIGQKLATNPDLKILLCGPVGPKLHELLDDNVVVPPESMQERDEFHLILEYQAGEEWGQVRAPNANRFIFSHDLSNGALNMLEVFVSSLDEFQPDLVVLSGLHMMEGQSKEMRHRRLMEAVASISDIPTDIPIHLELASMTDQDFMSNIMHQVFPLVNSIGLNEQELLFLTQSASGPHASLASWSGVPDVGVVSDILFWILKEHGKTAERASDLTRIHFHTLAYHILVTVDGYWGNQVAAVAAGARAAGTQACATETIDTSKVFLKAPLEFVTSQIEAPAKISLNPDEPVVHWHREGISFHFTPVLVCKDPVRTVGLGDAISAEGLLYSEAYPQ; this is translated from the exons ATGTGGCAGAGGGCGGTGTGCGTGGGCCTGCTGGCCCTGGCGCTGGGCTACCTCTGCCTGCTGGGCCCCGAGCTGCCCCCCTCGGCGCTGCGGCACCTCTCCGCCTCGCTGCTGGGCGGCCTGCGCCGCGCCCGCTCCCTCGAGGGCCGCATGGTGGCGGCCTGGCAGGCGGCCATCGTCCGCCCGGCCCGGGGATGGGCGCGCGTCGCCGTCGG CGTCAACGCCTGCGTAGACGTGGTTCTGTCCGGTGTGAAGTTGTTGGAGGCGCTCGGTCTTGAACCTGGAGATGGAAAAAATCACGCGGTACTGAACTCTGGGCAGGACCTGAAAGAAGCATTCGCTCACTTCATGGAAAAAGGGGCAGCGGCCGAGCGCTTCTTCAGCGACGCCGCGTCTTTCCATCACATTGCACGGACAGCCTCCGAGCACCCTGGTGCACAG CTTTATGTAGGAGGAAATGCCGCTCTCATTGGTCAGAAGCTTGCAACAAATCCAGACCTGAAG ATCCTCCTTTGTGGCCCAGTTGGTCCTAAACTCCATGAACTACTTGATGACAATGTGGTTGTGCCACCTGAGTCCATGCAGGAAAGAGATGAATTCCATCTTATCTTGGAGTATCAAGCAG GTGAAGAGTGGGGACAAGTGAGAGCGCCCAATGCCAACCGCTTTATCTTCTCCCATGACCTATCAAATGGCGCCTTGAATATGCTGGAAGTGTTTGTGTCCAGCTTGGATGAATTTCAGCCAGATCTTGTGGTACTTTCCGGACTTCACATGATGGAAGGCCAGAGCAAGGAGATGCGGCACAGACGGCTCATGGAG GCTGTGGCATCCATCTCTGATATCCCTACCGACATCCCCATACACCTGGAGTTGGCCAGTATGACTGATCAAGATTTTATGAGCAACATTATGCATCAG GTCTTTCCCCTGGTGAACTCCATTGGGCTGAACgaacaggagctgctgttcCTCACGCAGTCTGCCTCTGGTCCCCACGCCTCCCTTGCTTCCTGGAGCGGAGTTCCCGACGTGGGCGTAGTCAGCGACATCCTCTTCTGGATCCTGAAGGAGCACGGGAAGACCGCGGAGCGGGCCTCTGATCTCACGCGGATCCACTTCCACACCCTGGCCTATCACATCCTTGTCACAGTGGATGGGTACTGGGGCAACCAGGTTGCCGCTGTGGCTGCCGGAGCTAGAGCAGCAGGGACTCAGGCCTGCGCGACCGAAACCATCGACACCAGCAAAGTCTTTCTTAAAGCTCCTTTGGAGTTTGTGACCTCCCAGATAGAGGCGCCTGCCAAAATCTCTTTAAATCCAGATGAGCCAGTGGTGCACTGGCACAGAGAAGGCATCTCGTTCCATTTCACTCCCGTTTTGGTGTGTAAAGACCCCGTCCGGACCGTGGGACTTGGGGATGCTATTTCAGCTGAAGGACTGCTATACTCCGAAGCATATCCTCAATAG